In the genome of Flavobacteriaceae bacterium YJPT1-3, the window GAGATTATTACCGCGAATACCGTTCCAAGATTTTAATTTTTCCACCGTGGTCCCCGGAAATTTCTGAGAAATCTTCCACAGAGAATCCCCCGACTGCACGGTATACCGTTTGCCTGAGGCTGTATTGGTGGTCACTGTAGCGGCTTGAGTGACCGCTGGAGCAGGTTTTCTTGGATAAATGGTTAGCCGTTGTCCAATCCGCAAATTGGTGCTTCGGAGTCCATTCCAACTTTTGATCTGACTCACACTAACCCCATAGCGCTCAGCGATTTTTCCAAGGTAATCTCCGCTGCGAACGCGGTAGCGGATGCGACTTTCGGCTTCCTGAAAAGCGGGTAAGGGTTGCTCCCGTGCTTCTAATTCTGCTTTCGCGAAAGCGTAGATCGCCGTTTCATTGTTGACGAACGGGCCTACCGCCTCTACGGGCAGCCGAAGTACATAATTCTCATCGTGCACGAAGGGAATGATGTCCAGTTTATAGGAAGGATTTAAAAATTGCAGCTCATCCAAGGGCAGGCCGGTGATCTTAGCCACCTGAGGCAAGGTGATCATTTGCTTTACCCGAATGGTGTCTGTTTTGTAAAAGTTGATAGGCGGTGCCAGTTTTTTGTAGCCGTGTTCTTCTGCATACTCAAAAAGGTACATGGTGGCGAGGAAGGCTGGCACGTAGCCGGCAGTTTCTCGAGGCAAATTATGACGGATATTCCAGTAATTCTTTCTTCCTCCACTGCGACGAATGGCTTTGGAGACATTTCCGGGGCCGCTGTTGTAGGAGGCTAAGGCCAGGTCCCAATCATCGAACATTTCATACAGCTTAGACAGGTATTGGGAAGCGGCTTCAGTGGCCAACAACGGATCCATGCGCTCATCAACGTAAGAGCTGACATCCAGTCCGTACATTTTTCCGGTTCCGAACATGAATTGCCACAAGCCGGTAGCACCAACCCGAGAGCGCGCTCTGGGTCTTAAGGCTGATTCTACAATGGCCAGGTACTTCATTTCTAAAGGGATGTCGTACCGGTCCAGAGTTTCCTCAAACATGGGAAAGTAAAATTCACTGACCGCCATCAGACGCTCCATAGTCGGGCGATGCCTTTTCAAATACCGCTTGATCACGCTTTCCAGAGCCGGGTTGTATTCGACATTAAATGGGGTTCGGGCATTAATGGCTGCCAAGCGCTTTTTTAAGGTATCCGTAGGTAATTCTTCATACTCCACTGCGCTATAGTCCAGATTATGCACCATTTCAGCAATGGTATCATACAGGCTGTAGTCAACCAATTCATTGACCCAGAGCGAATCAAGGCGGTGTGCGTAGGCATTATCTTCCAATCGAAATATTACGGAATCTTTCTTACTGGTGGCTACCGTGGTGAAGCTAAACTCTCGATCGACTATGGTGGTAGTCAGGGTGTCGATCACGGTCAGGGTGTCGCTGGCA includes:
- a CDS encoding LysM peptidoglycan-binding domain-containing protein, whose protein sequence is MNKHFWCACTFFLCGCLLSAQDTPISGSPAPVQEEIAEIASDTLTVIDTLTTTIVDREFSFTTVATSKKDSVIFRLEDNAYAHRLDSLWVNELVDYSLYDTIAEMVHNLDYSAVEYEELPTDTLKKRLAAINARTPFNVEYNPALESVIKRYLKRHRPTMERLMAVSEFYFPMFEETLDRYDIPLEMKYLAIVESALRPRARSRVGATGLWQFMFGTGKMYGLDVSSYVDERMDPLLATEAASQYLSKLYEMFDDWDLALASYNSGPGNVSKAIRRSGGRKNYWNIRHNLPRETAGYVPAFLATMYLFEYAEEHGYKKLAPPINFYKTDTIRVKQMITLPQVAKITGLPLDELQFLNPSYKLDIIPFVHDENYVLRLPVEAVGPFVNNETAIYAFAKAELEAREQPLPAFQEAESRIRYRVRSGDYLGKIAERYGVSVSQIKSWNGLRSTNLRIGQRLTIYPRKPAPAVTQAATVTTNTASGKRYTVQSGDSLWKISQKFPGTTVEKLKSWNGIRGNNLKPGMTLIVSKS